A genomic stretch from Podospora pseudoanserina strain CBS 124.78 chromosome 3, whole genome shotgun sequence includes:
- the SEC17 gene encoding vesicular-fusion protein S17 (BUSCO:EOG09263X22; COG:U; EggNog:ENOG503NWP2): MALDPRALEEKLDTGIREGTADTDYTKQAKKTLAGASGGFSFFSGSKEDKLQNAAELFVQAGNAYKMEGKNKEAGTAFEQAAKIHRDRLNEPDDAANIMVDAFKVYRKDNPEDAVRCLGVAIDRYTQKGNFRRAASHKENEGAVLEEELGDRRRAMESYEKAAQWYEGDGANALANKLWLKVADIAALEGDYHRAIQNFEKVADSSLDNHLMKYSVKEYFFKAGICILATKDLVSARRNIERYREKDPSFGSQREFKLLSALIEAVEAGNQEVFTDELYAYDQMSRLDKWKTELLVKIKNQIEEADNEFS, from the exons ATGGCTCTCGATCCGCGcgcgttggaggagaag TTGGACACGGGCATAAGAGAGGGCACCGCTGATACGGATTACACAAAACAGGCAAAGAAAACCCTCGCGGGCGCCTCGGGCGgcttcagcttcttcagcGGGAGCAAGGAGGACAAGCTCCAGAATGCGGCGGAGCTGTTTGTCCAGGCGGGAAATGCTTAcaagatggaggggaaga ACAAGGAAGCAGGCACCGCATTTGAGCAAGCGGCCAAGATCCACAGAGACAGGCTGAACGAACCCGACGACGCGGCCAACATTATGGTGGACGCCTTCAAGGTCTATAGAAAAGACAACCCCGAGGACGCGGTCCGGTGCTTGGGCGTGGCGATTGATCGGTACACGCAGAAAGGAAACTTTAGACGGGCGGCGAGTCACAAGGAGAACGAAGGGGCGgttctggaggaggagttgggggatcggaggagggcgatggagAGTTATGAGAAGGCTGCACAGTGGtatgagggggatggggccAATGC GCTGGCCAACAAGCTCTGGCTCAAGGTGGCGGATATTGCTGCTTTGGAAGGGGATTATCACAGGGCGATTCAGAACTTTGAAAAGGTGGCTGATTCGTCGCTTGATAACCACTTGATGAAGTACTCGGTCAAGGAGTACTTCTTCAAGGCGGGGATTTGCATTTTGGCGACCAAGGACTTGGTTAGTGCGCGCCGCAATATCGAGAGGTACAGGGAAAAGGACCCGTCGTTTGGTTCGCAGCGTGAGTTTAAGCTCCTGTCGGCCCTGAttgaggctgttgaggcggGCAACCAGGAGGTGTTTACGGATGAGCTCTATGCGTACGATCAGATGAGCCGGTTGGACAAGTGGAAGACAGAGTTGTtggtcaagatcaagaaccAGATTGAGGAGGCAGATAACGAGTTCTCGtag
- the RRP12 gene encoding pre-rRNA processing protein (BUSCO:EOG092608AV; EggNog:ENOG503NZ15; COG:S) yields the protein MPLTTSETVKMASLTLTEKLDKIRSPNLQSQKQTASILEGVEAAFKEQNTQPTPTAYFAALLSLLDNKTLAQPVIYLLDIVTPYAPEPLLRAKFTQILELLAPVLSQPDADAPLVRASIGVLESLLLAQDAVAWEQSAAVMGPRRAVGGLLSFSLDPRPKVRKRGQEALRKILRSPPPSPSLDHPVAPMCAETAMMSLKAVAEKAAQLKKEKKGSESSTDPELIHALQLVKSVASASGGWPSKKIESLCELLLGIARSGNEHMSMAVFDIFEMIFEGMAEDVASSKLPRLLEIIKELRPAPNDTQLLPAWIAILSRAYDVSAQVEPEETFQGLLDPFNLVASYLESEAKNIRISASECLVSFMANCVPASVLVEPSIYDEKVIGQLVETAESLLTLKYQAAWLETFNVLGAMFDSLRWRADPYMLKITQSIGEMRGNDSFTGKQEADEVLGKAIRAMGPESVLKVLPLNLVRPARGQPGRAWLLPLLRDYTSNTNLAHFKNELVPVSAAMFQRVLDHGAAPKTMEIKIFETVVQQIWSILPGYCDLPLDLTEAFDKTFAETLTTLLYEQVELRLDVCRSLKALVESNQAVVSAEEADPALESRVSKETAAKNLGYLGTTFAADFLAVLFNVYSTTLPQKRGPVLQTINAYLSIIPAARLTETFDLVCTKLAEALQQAPEPKEQKQQKGEQMPSTAHTLMDLVVTMSIYLPRESFEALFRIAALVVFKDDDPQLQKKAYKLIPRLADAEIGRAALTQRNEELQALILSSAEKVSAPARRERLAAIAAMLPFVPDTQLHFIPSVLSEVVISCKEQNEKARTIAFDLLVLMGQRMVNSHGAVIDNSKVPHMPKDAPAATASVEEFFTMVSAGLAGSTPHMISASITAITRILYEFRETISEATMSDLVQTMDLFLTSNNREIVKSVLGFVKVCILSLPTEMMLPRLETLLPNLMVWSHEHKGHFRAKVKHIIERMIRRFGVDVVMRYCPEDDKKLITNIRKTKERSKRRKDAAKNAEESDGEDDGRRKNRFESEYDQALYSSESEGEQSDDSDVEMTGRKQKGGKNKGGSAYILEDEDEPLDLLDRNALANISSTKPMKQKAREKKKVKRDMDGKLILGQEEEGEGMDVDMGGGGNEEESGVGAYVAALRGKDVPIRGMRGKLKWKRGRKNEEGDDSDDGMDIDEGAAKAIRERPGNQRGRGGDRGRGGDRGRGGRGGGRGGGRGGRGGIAAGRRGLGQDKQKGPGGFGGVRKGGRGRA from the exons ATGCCATTGACGACCTCAGAAACCGTCAAAATGGCCTCTCTTACGTTGACGGAGAAGCTGGACAAGATCCGGTCGCCAAATCTGCAGAGTCAGAAGCAG ACCGCCAGCATTCTCGAAGGTGTCGAGGCCGCCTTCAAGGAACAAAACACACAACCCACACCAACAGCTTACTTCGCTGCCCTGCTCAGTCTTCTCGACAACAAGACGCTCGCCCAACCCGTCATCTACCTCCTCGACATTGTCACCCCCTACGCGCCCGAGCCCCTCCTCCGCGCCAAGTTCACCCAGATCCTCGAACTGTTGGCACCAGTCCTGTCGCAACCCGATGCCGATGCCCCGTTAGTCAGAGCCTCGATTGGTGTTCTTGAGAGTCTGCTGCTTGCTCAGGATGCCGTTGCTTGGGAGCAGAGCGCCGCCGTCATGGGCCCCCGCCGGGCTGTCGGCGGTCTCTTGAGCTTTTCGCTTGACCCTCGGCCGAAGGTGCGCAAGAGAGGCCAGGAGGCCCTGCGCAAGATTCTTAGGAGCCCTCCTCCTAGCCCGTCGCTCGACCACCCTGTTGCGCCAATGTGCGCCGAGACTGCCATGATGAGCTTGAAGGCTGTGGCTGAGAAGGCCGCtcagttgaagaaggagaagaaaggaTCTGAGTCTTCGACTGATCCCGAGCTTATTCACGCTTTGCAGTTGGTCAAGTCTGTTGCTTCGGCTAGTGGTGGATGGCCGAGCAAGAAGATTGAGTCGCTTTgcgagctgctgcttggcATCGCTCGCTCCGGAAACGAGCACATGAGCATGGCGGTGTTTGACATCTTCGAGATGATCTTTGAGGGGATGGCTGAGGATGTGGCTTCGTCGAAGCTGCCGAGATTATTGGAGATCATCAAGGAGTTGCGCCCAGCACCAAACGATACCCAGCTTCTTCCCGCGTGGATCGCCATTCTCTCGAGAGCGTACGACGTTTCGGCCCAGGTTGAGCCGGAGGAGACGTTCCAGGGGCTTTTGGACCCTTTCAACTTGGTGGCTTCTTATCTTGAGTCTGAGGCCAAGAACATTCGCATTTCGGCGTCCGAGTGCTTGGTTTCTTTTATGGCCAACTGCGTGCCTGCTTCGGTTCTTGTTGAGCCATCGATTTACGACGAGAAGGTCATCGGACAGTTGGTCGAGACTGCCGAGAGCCTTTTGACGCTCAAGTATCAGGCTGCTTGGCTCGAGACGTTCAACGTTCTCGGTGCCATGTTTGACtcgttgaggtggagggcggATCCTTACATGCTCAAGATCACTCAGAGCATCGGTGAGATGCGCGGAAACGACTCGTTTACTGGCAAGcaggaggcggatgaggtTCTTGGGAAGGCCATCCGGGCCATGGGTCCTGAGTCTGTCTTGAAGGTTCTCCCCCTGAATCTTGTCAGACCGGCGAGAGGCCAGCCAGGCAGAGCTTGGCTGCTGCCTCTTCTGCGCGACTACacatccaacaccaacctggCGCACTTTAAGAACGAACTTGTGCCCGTGAGCGCCGCCATGTTCCAGCGCGTGTTGGACCACGGTGCTGCGCCCAAGACTATGGAGATCAAGATTTTCGAGACTGTTGTTCAACAGATATGGTCTATCCTCCCCGGCTACTGCGACTTGCCCCTGGATCTGACTGAGGCTTTCGACAAAACTTTCGCGGAGACGCTTACTACGCTTCTTTACGAACAGGTTGAGTTGCGCCTCGACGTCTGCCGCTCGCTCAAGGCTCTGGTCGAGTCCAACCAGGCTGTTGTCTCGGCCGAGGAAGCCGATCCTGCTCTTGAGAGCAGAGTCAGCAAGGAGACAGCGGCCAAGAACTTGGGGTACCTTGGTACCACGTTTGCCGCTGACTTCCTCGCCGTTCTCTTCAACGTTTACAGCACCACTCTTCCTCAGAAGCGTGGCCCTGTTCTTCAGACTATCAACGCCTACCTCAGCATTATCCCTGCTGCCCGCCTGACCGAGACTTTCGATCTTGTTTGCACCAAGCTTGCCGAGGCTCTCCAGCAGGCCCCTGAGCccaaggagcagaagcagcagaaggGCGAGCAGATGCCCTCTACCGCCCACACCCTGATGGATCTCGTTGTTACCATGTCCATCTACCTCCCCAGAGAAAGCTTCGAGGCCCTTTTCAGAATTGCTGCCCTTGTTGTCTTCAAGGATGACGACCCTCAACTGCAGAAGAAGGCCTACAAGCTCATCCCACGCCTGGCTGATGCCGAGATTGGCCGTGCTGCCCTTACTCAGAGAAACGAAGAGCTCCAGGCTCTTATCCTGTCCAGCGCTGAGAAGGTGTCGGCCCCGGCCAGAAGGGAGCGTCTTGCTGCTATTGCTGCCATGCTTCCCTTCGTTCCTGACACCCAGCTTCACTTCATCCCCTCGGTGCTTTCCGAAGTTGTCATCAGCTGCAAGGAGCAGAACGAGAAGGCCCGCACCATTGCTTTTGACCTCTTGGTTCTTATGGGCCAACGTATGGTCAACTCTCACGGTGCTGTCATTGACAACAGCAAGGTCCCCCACATGCCCAAGGACGCCCCTGCCGCTACGGCCTCCGTTGAGGAATTCTTCACCATGGTCAGCGCCGGTCTTGCCGGTAGCACCCCCCACATGATTTccgcctccatcaccgccatcacccGCATCCTCTACGAGTTCCGTGAGACCATCAGCGAAGCGACCATGTCCGACTTGGTCCAGACGATGGATCTCTTtctcacctccaacaaccgCGAGATTGTCAAGTCCGTGCTTGGCTTCGTCAAGGTGTGCATCCTCAGCTTGCCCACCGAGATGATGCTCCCCCGTCTGGAgactctcctccccaacctgaTGGTCTGGAGCCACGAGCACAAGGGCCACTTCCGCGCCAAGGTCAAGCACATTATCGAGAGAATGATTCGTCGGTttggggtggatgtggtcaTGAGGTACTGCCCGGAGGACGACAAGAAGCTTATCACCAACATCCGCAAGACCAAGGAGCGcagcaagaggagaaaggaCGCTGCCAAGAACGCGGAGGAGAgcgatggggaggatgatgggaggaggaagaacaGGTTTGAGAGCGAGTATGACCAAGCGCTGTACAGCAGCGAGTCGGAGGGTGAGCAGAGTGATGATTCGGATGTGGAGATGACGGGGAGGAAACAGAAGGGTGGGAAGAACAAGGGGGGGAGCGCGTATAttttggaggatgaggatgagccGTTGGATCTGCTGGATCGTAACGCACTGGCGAATATTTCTTCGACGAAGCCGATGAAGCAGAAGGcaagggagaagaagaaggtgaagagggataTGGATGGGAAGTTGATTttggggcaggaggaggagggtgaggggatggatgttgatatgggtggtggtggtaatgaGGAAGAGAGTGGAGTTGGTGCGTACGTGGCTGCGCTGAGGGGCAAGGATGTGCCGATTAGGGGTATGAGGGGTAAGTTGaagtggaagagggggaggaagaatgaggagggggatgatagtgatgatgggatggatatTGATGAGGGGGCTGCCAAGGCCATTAGAGAGAGGCCGGGGAAtcagagggggagagggggggatagagggagaggtggtgatcGGGGtagaggtgggagagg
- a CDS encoding hypothetical protein (EggNog:ENOG503P3YD; COG:S), which translates to MIKPHHLLRQPLRQIRPLSHPSSAFSTTSYPPLPQKPTAINPSHTPVDPDNLLSNPTWSITSLLPSSPSPSPSTPSITPHQLSHLLKLSALPPPEPTSPEPHNNNNNNNSKILSDLHSQLHFLAHLQSVNTSNVEPLSSIRDETPEGLAESTITVDTLKEALDNEERVGKWKRPRRRRTVDATTKEQRDVEKWDVLGTASEKVTVGGGGYFVVRSGMAVAAE; encoded by the coding sequence ATGATcaaacctcaccacctcctccggcaacccctccgccaaaTCCGCCCCCTATCTCACCCCTCTTCAGCCttttcaacaacctcctACCCCCCCCTACCCCAAAAACCCACCGCCATAAACCCCTCTCACACCCCAGTCGACCctgacaacctcctctcaaacccaacctggtccatcacctccctcctcccctcttccccctccccctcaccatcaacaccatcaataACCCCACACCAACTCTCCCACCTTCTCAAACTCTCcgcccttcctcccccagaaccaacctccccagaacctcacaacaacaacaacaacaacaactccaaaATCCTCTCCGACCTCCACTCCCAGCTCCActtcctcgcccacctcCAATCAGTCAACACATCCAACGTCGAACCCCTATCCTCTATCCGTGACGAGACCCCAGAAGGCCTTGCCGAATCGACAATCACAGTCGACACACTCAAGGAAGCCCTCGACAACGAGGAACGGGTGGGCAAGTGgaagcggccgaggaggaggaggacggttGACGCTACTACCAAAGAGCAGAGAGACGTCGAGAAGTGGGATGTGCTGGGAACCGCCTCCGAAAAGGTCAccgtgggaggagggggctaCTTTGTCGTGAGGAGTGGCATGGCCGTTGCGGCAGAGTGA